Proteins encoded in a region of the Ziziphus jujuba cultivar Dongzao chromosome 3, ASM3175591v1 genome:
- the LOC107422361 gene encoding UDP-glucuronate 4-epimerase 6 — MLGKHGSNSTMASSPPDTSKTIKLERYNSYLRRVNSTKLLNASSKLLFRATLLVALVLIFFFTFNYPPLSDNSGHHHLHTHHNFLSSAFYGSGAGGAAWEKQVRHSSTPRRPNGMSILVTGAAGFVGAHCSLALKKRGDGVLGLDNFNDYYDPSLKRARQALLAKHQIFIVDGDLNDGPLLSKLFDVVPFTHILHLAAQAGVRYAMQNPQSYVSSNIAGFVNLLEIAKAANPQPAIVWASSSSVYGLNTENPFSELHRTDQPASLYAATKKAGEEIAHTYNHIYGLSLTGLRFFTVYGPWGRPDMAYFFFTKDILQGKTIDIYQTQDDKEVARDFTYIDDVVKGCLGALDTAEKSTGSGGKKRGPAQLRVYNLGNTSPVPVGKLVAILEGLLNTKAKKHVIKMPRNGDVPFTHANVSLAYRDFGYKPTTDLATGLRKFVKWYVSYYGIQSRVKKGNNIQPGHPEDSA; from the coding sequence ATGTTGGGTAAGCACGGAAGCAATTCAACAATGGCTTCTTCTCCGCCAGACACAAGCAAAACCATCAAGCTTGAACGCTATAACAGCTATCTCCGACGAGTTAACAGCACGAAGCTTCTCAATGCTTCTTCCAAACTGCTTTTCCGAGCAACCCTTTTGGTCGCTTTGGTTCTAATCTTCTTTTTCACATTCAATTACCCACCACTCTCAGATAATTCCGGTCATCACCACCTCCATACCCACCACAATTTCCTCTCCTCCGCTTTTTATGGCTCCGGCGCCGGCGGAGCAGCATGGGAAAAACAAGTCCGGCATTCATCGACTCCTCGGAGACCCAACGGAATGTCGATTCTGGTAACCGGAGCCGCCGGGTTCGTCGGAGCTCATTGTTCTTTGGCTTTGAAAAAGAGAGGAGATGGAGTTCTGGGACTCGATAATTTCAACGACTACTACGACCCGTCGTTGAAGCGAGCGAGGCAAGCGCTTTTAGCAAAACACCAAATTTTCATCGTTGATGGCGATCTGAACGACGGGCCGTTGCTATCGAAGCTATTCGACGTCGTTCCGTTCACTCATATCCTCCACTTGGCCGCTCAAGCCGGCGTTCGATACGCAATGCAAAACCCCCAATCTTATGTGAGTTCCAACATTGCCGGCTTCGTCAACCTCCTCGAGATCGCCAAAGCCGCCAACCCTCAGCCCGCCATTGTTTGGGCCTCGTCGAGCTCTGTCTACGGCCTCAACACCGAGAATCCATTCTCCGAGCTCCACAGAACCGATCAGCCGGCGAGTCTCTACGCAGCCACGAAAAAAGCCGGCGAGGAGATCGCTCACACTTACAACCACATCTACGGACTCTCCCTCACCGGACTCAGATTCTTCACCGTGTACGGACCTTGGGGGAGACCAGACATGGCGTACTTCTTCTTCACCAAGGACATCTTGCAGGGAAAGACCATTGATATTTACCAGACGCAGGACGATAAAGAGGTGGCGCGTGACTTCACGTACATCGATGACGTCGTGAAGGGATGTCTCGGAGCTCTCGATACGGCGGAGAAGAGCACCGGAAGTGGAGGCAAGAAGAGAGGTCCGGCTCAGCTGAGGGTTTACAACCTCGGGAACACATCGCCGGTGCCGGTCGGGAAATTGGTGGCGATTCTCGAAGGGCTGTTGAACACGAAAGCGAAGAAGCACGTGATCAAGATGCCGCGAAACGGCGACGTTCCGTTCACGCATGCGAATGTGAGCTTGGCTTATAGGGATTTCGGGTACAAACCCACCACGGACTTGGCTACTGGACTGAGAAAGTTCGTTAAGTGGTATGTTAGTTATTATGGTATTCAATCGAGGGTAAAAAAGGGAAATAATATCCAGCCTGGTCATCCCGAAGATTCGGCTTGA